A single region of the Lactobacillus xylocopicola genome encodes:
- a CDS encoding TIM barrel protein, with protein MLSDNDFCINRKAAPGLDLKDFIQMVADLNIKYVELRNDITGRVANSTILDGYQPEEIKQLLDEKGIEVVDINAQGNMDLAQNLDENLSSLEEMISIGRVLNVKNILFCPVRDANDSRTGDERRQGAIDNMKVYSKVLKANGMSGLLEPLGFVDATLQTPWLAQDVIKAANVDNFKLVADNFHYYLADVTEHDFATKVDPFMVGLVHLSSVVNEKPRADLDDADRVMLEENDIMHVNNFVKMIENSTYNGLYSFEPFSPDLSNWGAEKAKKEIIHSIDLINAE; from the coding sequence ATGCTTTCTGATAATGATTTTTGTATTAATAGAAAGGCTGCACCTGGATTAGATCTGAAGGACTTTATTCAAATGGTTGCAGACCTTAATATTAAATATGTGGAATTACGTAACGACATAACTGGTAGAGTTGCTAATTCGACAATTTTAGATGGTTATCAACCTGAAGAAATCAAGCAATTACTTGATGAAAAAGGGATTGAAGTTGTTGATATCAATGCCCAGGGTAATATGGATCTAGCTCAAAATCTGGATGAAAACTTAAGCAGTCTAGAAGAAATGATTTCAATTGGTAGAGTCTTAAACGTAAAAAACATCCTATTTTGTCCAGTTAGGGATGCCAACGATTCAAGAACAGGTGATGAACGTCGTCAAGGCGCAATTGATAATATGAAAGTCTACTCTAAAGTATTAAAAGCAAACGGCATGAGTGGTCTACTAGAACCGTTAGGTTTTGTAGACGCTACTTTGCAGACACCATGGCTTGCCCAGGATGTTATTAAGGCGGCAAATGTTGACAATTTTAAACTCGTGGCAGATAATTTCCATTACTATCTAGCTGATGTAACTGAGCATGACTTTGCGACTAAAGTTGATCCATTTATGGTTGGTTTAGTTCATTTGAGTTCAGTTGTTAATGAAAAACCGCGGGCAGACTTAGACGACGCCGATCGGGTTATGCTTGAAGAAAATGACATCATGCATGTCAACAATTTTGTCAAAATGATTGAGAACAGCACGTATAATGGCTTATACTCATTTGAACCATTTTCACCAGATTTATCTAATTGGGGTGCTGAAAAGGCTAAAAAAGAAATTATTCATAGTATAGATTTAATCAACGCTGAATAG
- a CDS encoding ABC transporter ATP-binding protein codes for MAVLELKNVQKKYGTGAAEVVALDQINFKANEGEVVLIMGPSGAGKSTFLTVAGSLQKPSSGQVKVDGKNIAEISPAESNNLRLQEIGFVLQSYNLVPFLTVEEQFELVRRVKKTGNLNDAALKKLLAQLGITNLVDKYPSALSGGQQQRAAIARALYANPEILLADEPTASLDSKNVDEVGQLFKDLAKDYNKVVILVTHDPRLEQYADHIYEMMDGKMTKKR; via the coding sequence ATGGCAGTGCTCGAATTAAAAAATGTGCAAAAAAAATATGGTACTGGTGCGGCTGAGGTTGTAGCACTTGACCAGATTAACTTTAAAGCTAATGAAGGCGAAGTGGTTCTAATCATGGGACCGTCTGGAGCGGGAAAAAGCACCTTCTTAACGGTTGCCGGTTCGCTACAAAAACCATCCTCCGGTCAGGTTAAAGTTGATGGCAAGAATATTGCTGAAATTTCGCCAGCAGAAAGTAATAATCTACGGCTACAAGAAATCGGTTTTGTGCTGCAATCATATAATCTGGTGCCTTTTTTGACTGTAGAAGAACAGTTTGAACTGGTGCGACGCGTCAAAAAGACTGGTAATCTTAATGATGCAGCCCTAAAGAAATTGCTTGCGCAGCTCGGCATCACTAACTTGGTTGACAAGTATCCAAGCGCATTATCAGGCGGCCAGCAGCAACGTGCAGCGATTGCCCGGGCGCTCTATGCTAATCCGGAAATTCTACTTGCAGATGAGCCTACGGCCTCGCTGGATAGTAAAAATGTCGATGAGGTGGGGCAGTTATTTAAAGACTTGGCCAAGGACTATAATAAGGTCGTTATCCTAGTAACCCATGATCCGCGGCTGGAACAATATGCAGATCACATCTATGAAATGATGGATGGTAAAATGACTAAAAAGCGATAA
- a CDS encoding sugar phosphate isomerase/epimerase family protein, with translation MKLAYDASMFRDSTPLHETIDKVAALGYKYLELAPRTDFFWFYQYPKANSAMISKVRQWCKDAGIEISSLVPVQQWSSPDEQERQAAVRNLKRTIWLASELGVNTINTEFSGDKYNSVASEGQWYKSMEELLPIFEKEGIYLEIQAHPNDFIESSYSAAQLIRSLDSKNVGQVLCSAHAFYSDNGKGNVRKQILDSKDILSHVLIADTFNYAGSYGLRYTINPPAAPVTIHQHLNPGEGEVDMAAFYSTLREINFDGIVTNNVFMWPDRIEWSNEQTLKSIKAGLHIK, from the coding sequence ATGAAATTAGCATATGATGCTTCAATGTTTCGTGATAGTACTCCATTACATGAAACGATTGATAAAGTAGCAGCATTGGGTTATAAATATCTTGAATTAGCACCAAGAACAGACTTTTTTTGGTTTTACCAGTATCCAAAAGCAAATTCTGCGATGATTTCCAAGGTTCGCCAGTGGTGTAAGGATGCGGGAATAGAAATTTCTTCACTAGTACCTGTTCAGCAATGGTCGTCTCCGGATGAACAGGAGAGACAGGCAGCTGTCCGTAATCTGAAAAGAACGATTTGGCTTGCTTCAGAACTAGGCGTTAATACCATTAATACTGAATTTTCAGGGGATAAATATAATTCCGTAGCTTCAGAAGGACAATGGTATAAGTCGATGGAGGAATTACTGCCAATTTTTGAAAAGGAAGGAATTTACCTTGAAATTCAGGCCCATCCGAATGACTTTATTGAGTCTAGTTATTCAGCAGCCCAGCTGATTCGTTCGCTTGATTCTAAAAACGTTGGTCAGGTCTTGTGTTCAGCTCATGCGTTCTATTCTGATAATGGCAAGGGTAATGTTAGAAAACAAATCTTGGATTCAAAAGATATACTGAGCCACGTTTTAATTGCTGATACGTTTAATTATGCAGGTTCATATGGACTTAGGTATACCATCAACCCACCTGCCGCTCCAGTTACTATTCATCAGCACTTAAATCCTGGTGAGGGCGAAGTGGATATGGCTGCATTCTACTCTACTCTTCGTGAGATTAATTTTGATGGTATTGTCACTAACAACGTCTTTATGTGGCCTGATCGGATTGAATGGTCAAACGAGCAGACCTTAAAGTCAATTAAGGCAGGTCTTCATATTAAATAG
- the yaaA gene encoding peroxide stress protein YaaA, whose protein sequence is MKIIISPAMKMKVDRESFPVRTKPQFITQASALASFLKQCNLAELQQIWQSSERMTKEGQKQISALKLAQTTGLTPAIISYSGIQYQYMAPDLLTSPALDYLQQNVRILSGLYGLLRPFDGVWPYRLEMKNKVQGFSQPNLYRFWGSSLADTLFSQDDVVINLASKEYSRNITPFLTDARQMIKIDFQEEHTGKWKTVGVHAKMARGEMVRFIAANQLTRPQQLRDFNDFGFAYNEEHSTSDTYVFRTKFDFKRH, encoded by the coding sequence ATGAAAATTATTATCTCACCCGCAATGAAAATGAAGGTTGACCGCGAATCTTTTCCGGTTAGGACTAAGCCGCAATTTATCACGCAAGCAAGCGCATTGGCAAGTTTTCTTAAGCAGTGTAATTTGGCTGAACTGCAACAGATTTGGCAGTCCAGTGAACGCATGACTAAGGAAGGGCAAAAGCAAATTAGTGCGCTTAAGCTGGCCCAAACCACCGGGCTTACGCCCGCAATTATTTCTTATTCGGGCATCCAGTACCAGTATATGGCGCCAGATCTGTTAACCAGCCCGGCCCTTGATTATTTGCAGCAAAATGTCCGCATTCTGTCTGGCTTATACGGACTTTTGCGGCCCTTTGATGGCGTCTGGCCGTACCGGTTAGAAATGAAGAACAAGGTACAAGGATTTAGTCAGCCTAACCTGTACAGGTTTTGGGGCAGCAGCCTAGCCGACACTTTATTTAGTCAGGATGATGTGGTCATTAACCTGGCTTCTAAGGAATATTCACGGAATATCACGCCTTTTTTGACGGATGCTCGCCAAATGATTAAGATTGATTTTCAGGAAGAACACACCGGCAAATGGAAGACAGTTGGCGTCCACGCCAAGATGGCTCGCGGTGAAATGGTCCGCTTTATTGCGGCAAACCAACTAACCAGACCGCAACAGTTACGAGACTTTAATGACTTTGGTTTCGCATATAATGAGGAACATAGTACATCAGATACTTATGTCTTCCGAACGAAGTTTGACTTTAAGCGTCATTAA
- a CDS encoding glycosyltransferase family 2 protein, with translation MSQLWQICSTILNILFWILISYPILGSIAWLVGTVCYKYLYKGNKLKYPEFAHQDEPLVSIVIPAHNEEVCIEATVTYMLTELTYSNYEVLVVDDYSTDRTPFILQKLQEKYPNLRVIRIKSNKGKAHALNVALAFVRGEFILSNDADTVPEPDALQKYLRYFTQKGADNIAAITANMNVLNRTKLITKSQTVEFSSIVGIIKRVEQGVFGGVYAYSGANTMYRKSAVMDVGLFRQDRATEDISAAWDQQLNGWFAKFAPDIAFYTSVPETAGALYAQRKRWAKGGIEVWLTNFKKVLCHPFANIGQTLMFFDQTFSILWAFFFWISIIASVVLIILNIRTGNLPYILTLAAVFLSFGIISAVIQLAVALIIDSQASKLRYLLFAPLYIIWWWIVTSLTIVVSFIPAVYTIRHEGSGTWNSPNRV, from the coding sequence ATGAGCCAATTATGGCAAATCTGCAGTACTATTCTTAACATTCTTTTCTGGATATTAATTTCTTATCCTATTCTCGGTTCAATCGCCTGGTTAGTCGGTACCGTGTGCTATAAGTATCTTTACAAAGGGAACAAGCTCAAGTATCCAGAATTTGCGCACCAGGACGAGCCCCTGGTTTCAATTGTCATTCCTGCGCATAACGAAGAAGTTTGCATCGAAGCTACTGTTACCTATATGCTAACCGAATTAACCTATAGTAATTATGAAGTTTTAGTAGTTGATGATTATTCAACTGATCGCACACCCTTTATCCTGCAAAAACTGCAAGAAAAGTATCCAAACTTGCGTGTCATTCGCATCAAAAGTAACAAAGGCAAAGCTCACGCCCTTAATGTGGCCTTAGCCTTTGTACGGGGAGAATTTATCTTAAGTAATGACGCGGACACTGTCCCTGAACCAGACGCATTGCAAAAATATCTCCGTTACTTTACCCAAAAAGGTGCTGACAATATTGCTGCAATTACCGCCAACATGAATGTTTTAAACCGGACTAAACTGATTACCAAGTCACAAACGGTTGAATTCTCGAGTATTGTGGGAATCATTAAGCGTGTAGAACAAGGAGTGTTCGGCGGTGTCTACGCCTACAGCGGCGCTAACACGATGTACCGTAAAAGTGCCGTCATGGATGTCGGATTATTTCGACAAGATCGGGCTACCGAAGATATCAGTGCAGCATGGGACCAACAGTTGAATGGTTGGTTTGCAAAATTTGCCCCTGATATTGCCTTTTACACTTCGGTCCCCGAAACGGCAGGGGCTCTCTATGCTCAACGTAAGCGTTGGGCTAAAGGAGGAATTGAAGTTTGGCTGACCAATTTCAAGAAAGTACTGTGTCATCCCTTTGCTAATATCGGACAGACCCTCATGTTTTTTGATCAAACTTTCAGTATTCTATGGGCGTTTTTCTTCTGGATATCAATAATTGCTTCTGTTGTCTTAATAATTCTAAACATTAGGACAGGTAATTTGCCATATATCCTTACCCTTGCAGCAGTCTTTCTAAGTTTTGGGATAATCTCAGCCGTAATCCAGTTGGCTGTTGCTTTAATCATCGATAGCCAAGCCAGCAAACTCCGTTACCTGCTGTTTGCTCCCCTCTACATCATCTGGTGGTGGATAGTTACTTCGCTAACCATTGTAGTTAGCTTTATACCGGCTGTTTATACCATCCGGCATGAAGGCTCAGGAACTTGGAATAGTCCAAATCGGGTATGA
- a CDS encoding TIM barrel protein, whose protein sequence is MITNSNLCLNRKVLPGLPVAEFIKLAHDLGIKHVELRNDLAGAPNNANILDGMSISEFNDLLTKYDVQVEDINSIGNTDSLVQKNSNLDDLDEMIAIAKGIGAKKILFCPVMDKNDPRSDNDKFSEGVKTIKLFSNRLQAEGMFGLFETLGFPESSIRTPFRAIDIIEAANATNFKVVADLFHWFMGGVSPEDLFTKLDVAKVGLIHMSTVEVQLPKEELSDQNRVLLRDPNQDAISAYASINWFANSDFRGLFSFEPFSDELRKWDYKTAKNNLLTSIKLIENI, encoded by the coding sequence ATGATTACTAATTCAAATCTATGTCTTAACCGTAAGGTTTTGCCCGGTTTACCAGTTGCCGAATTCATTAAGCTCGCTCACGATCTTGGCATCAAGCATGTAGAGTTGCGTAATGATTTGGCGGGAGCACCGAACAACGCAAACATTTTAGACGGCATGAGCATTTCAGAGTTTAACGACCTATTAACTAAATACGATGTTCAAGTTGAAGATATTAATTCTATTGGTAATACTGATTCGCTTGTCCAAAAGAATAGTAACCTGGACGATTTAGACGAAATGATTGCCATTGCAAAGGGTATCGGTGCCAAAAAGATCCTCTTCTGCCCAGTCATGGACAAAAATGATCCTCGCAGTGATAATGATAAGTTCTCTGAAGGTGTCAAGACAATTAAGCTTTTCTCTAATCGTCTGCAAGCGGAAGGAATGTTTGGTTTATTTGAGACACTGGGTTTCCCTGAAAGTTCAATCAGAACACCTTTTAGGGCTATCGATATCATTGAAGCAGCAAACGCCACCAATTTTAAGGTAGTAGCGGACCTTTTCCATTGGTTTATGGGTGGTGTTTCTCCTGAAGATCTATTCACTAAGCTTGATGTTGCTAAGGTTGGACTGATTCACATGAGTACCGTCGAAGTCCAACTGCCAAAAGAAGAGCTCTCCGATCAAAACCGTGTGCTTTTGCGTGATCCTAACCAAGATGCAATTAGCGCCTACGCTAGTATTAACTGGTTTGCAAATAGTGATTTTAGGGGCTTATTCTCTTTTGAACCATTCTCTGATGAACTTCGCAAATGGGACTACAAAACTGCAAAAAACAATTTATTAACCAGTATTAAATTAATTGAAAATATTTAG
- a CDS encoding TetR/AcrR family transcriptional regulator: protein MARRKEIGRNKILNIAYKMVVKDGVESLTARNIAKVGHFSTQPLYLEFNNMHELRKEVLRKIADNLKNNILQKKYTDKPLIDIDLSYIEFAQEHENLFRAMFVDGKLGSEIISDTLITLGIEKFKEQYQDTDYSDEKIKSIVTANWITAIGIASLIVNRIATFSQTQIVNVLTAQINDAILNDWLSKTGKVSIFDNVTGKSKN from the coding sequence ATGGCGAGAAGAAAAGAAATAGGAAGAAACAAGATTTTAAACATTGCCTACAAAATGGTCGTCAAGGATGGGGTTGAAAGTCTTACGGCCCGCAACATTGCTAAAGTGGGGCATTTTTCGACCCAGCCCTTATATCTTGAATTTAACAACATGCATGAATTGCGCAAGGAGGTTTTGCGCAAAATCGCAGATAATTTAAAGAATAATATCCTGCAAAAGAAATATACTGACAAACCGTTAATTGATATTGACTTATCCTATATTGAATTTGCCCAGGAGCACGAGAACTTGTTCCGGGCAATGTTTGTTGATGGGAAATTGGGTAGCGAAATTATTTCAGACACCTTAATTACGTTGGGAATTGAAAAGTTTAAGGAGCAATATCAGGACACCGATTACAGTGACGAAAAAATCAAAAGTATTGTCACTGCCAACTGGATTACCGCCATCGGTATTGCCTCTTTGATTGTTAATCGCATTGCTACCTTTTCACAGACACAAATTGTTAATGTCTTGACTGCCCAAATTAACGATGCCATTTTGAATGATTGGCTGAGTAAAACTGGTAAAGTTTCTATTTTTGATAATGTTACTGGAAAGAGCAAAAACTAA
- a CDS encoding histidine phosphatase family protein, whose protein sequence is MEIVFVRHGQTDLNKTGRIQGSLFDHDLDAEGRVEAEKAAAKFDPSSFEVVFSSPMTRALTTARLFVKGQKEIIEDQRLIEFNFGEWDGEFLPELGKQYPDAVDPWGKAAANYVKYAPSGATFEDLHERCGSFLNELQAKYPKQKILVVCHGTLIRMMFAHYFTNGNMDYFDTINNCALAKLSYLDGWPRINYYNRVLS, encoded by the coding sequence ATGGAAATTGTGTTTGTTCGGCATGGCCAGACAGATTTGAATAAGACGGGTCGTATTCAGGGATCATTGTTTGACCATGACTTGGATGCAGAAGGGCGTGTCGAGGCAGAAAAGGCGGCAGCCAAGTTCGATCCGTCCAGTTTCGAAGTGGTTTTTTCTAGTCCGATGACTAGGGCACTGACGACGGCCCGGCTTTTTGTTAAGGGTCAAAAGGAGATCATTGAGGATCAGCGACTAATTGAGTTTAACTTCGGTGAATGGGACGGGGAGTTTTTGCCAGAACTGGGCAAGCAGTATCCCGATGCAGTTGACCCGTGGGGTAAGGCAGCAGCCAATTACGTTAAGTATGCCCCCAGTGGTGCGACCTTTGAGGATTTGCATGAGCGGTGTGGCAGTTTTCTAAATGAGCTGCAAGCAAAGTATCCCAAACAAAAAATCCTAGTGGTCTGTCATGGCACTTTGATCCGAATGATGTTTGCTCATTATTTTACCAATGGTAATATGGATTACTTTGACACGATTAATAATTGTGCTTTGGCCAAGCTTTCATATCTTGATGGCTGGCCGCGAATTAATTATTATAATCGGGTGTTAAGTTGA
- a CDS encoding TIM barrel protein → MLELNDFCINRCCAGGLKLSDFVKLANEVGVHNIELRTDIHKGSNFLDDLSSAEFNQLQREYDVHVANISAEFNLDDRSHWNNKIQAVTELVNLAQKIGAQHILFTPIRNAHDIRTDDQKFADLVHNIRTYSDILGAAGINGLVEPLGFGDSSLRFPWVAQQVLQEADAKNFKLIADTFHYYKAQVTKKDFDEKVDVSRVGLIHLSSIPTNKSPKEADDADRLFICDNDEDIMKTIDQTNWFKESNYFGLYSFEPCAPEIDQWSYDKCKQEIISSIKKIIAG, encoded by the coding sequence ATGCTAGAATTAAACGATTTTTGTATTAACCGGTGTTGTGCAGGTGGATTAAAACTAAGCGACTTTGTTAAATTGGCTAATGAAGTCGGTGTACATAACATCGAGCTGCGGACAGATATCCACAAAGGTAGTAATTTTTTAGATGATTTGTCTAGTGCAGAATTTAATCAACTTCAACGGGAATACGACGTTCATGTAGCTAATATTTCGGCCGAATTTAACTTGGATGACCGCAGTCACTGGAATAATAAAATTCAAGCAGTCACTGAATTAGTCAATCTCGCCCAGAAAATCGGTGCCCAACACATCCTCTTCACCCCAATTAGGAACGCGCATGACATACGCACCGACGACCAAAAGTTTGCCGATTTAGTCCACAATATCCGCACCTATTCAGACATTCTCGGTGCTGCTGGAATCAATGGTTTAGTTGAGCCCTTGGGCTTTGGTGATTCATCTCTGCGCTTTCCTTGGGTTGCTCAGCAGGTTCTCCAGGAAGCTGACGCCAAGAACTTCAAGCTAATCGCGGATACTTTCCATTATTATAAGGCACAGGTTACAAAGAAGGACTTTGATGAAAAAGTTGACGTCAGTCGCGTTGGTCTGATTCACTTAAGCTCCATTCCAACGAACAAAAGTCCAAAAGAAGCTGACGATGCCGACCGCTTATTTATTTGTGACAATGATGAGGACATCATGAAAACGATCGATCAGACTAACTGGTTTAAAGAAAGTAACTACTTTGGTTTATATTCGTTTGAACCTTGTGCCCCTGAAATTGATCAATGGAGCTATGACAAATGTAAGCAAGAAATTATTAGCAGTATTAAAAAGATTATTGCAGGTTAG
- a CDS encoding ABC transporter permease: MFLAIKEIKREKLRYGLIILMIFLISYLIFVLSSLAVGLGSENTQAIESWQAKQVVLNKNANVSMSQSVLSKDDLKAAKLTKDEALVGQTPVVVKDKQRPQISAQFIGIKRSQFIYQEQEVIAGRKAKGGNEVVVDQAFQTKGYHLGDKLELSGSKQNYRITGFVKNAKINIAPIIYGTLTKWKKLRQGMPDLRASAIISRQPAYHYNHENSKTYPIKQFINKLPGYTAQNMTFQLMIGFLFVISLIVIAVFLYILTMQKMHNYAVMRAQGIPSSTLVKATVSQSLILVVCGVVIGLLAMWVTAQVLPAAVPLSFTPQIIVSGTAGMLLTGIIGSLIPIRSILKVDPAKAIGE; the protein is encoded by the coding sequence GTGTTTTTAGCAATTAAAGAAATAAAACGAGAAAAACTGCGTTACGGATTAATCATCCTGATGATTTTTTTAATCAGTTACCTGATTTTCGTCTTGTCATCACTTGCGGTTGGCCTAGGCAGCGAAAACACCCAGGCAATCGAATCATGGCAAGCTAAGCAGGTGGTTTTAAACAAGAATGCTAATGTCAGCATGAGTCAATCAGTCCTTTCTAAAGACGATCTCAAAGCTGCCAAGCTTACTAAGGATGAGGCGCTAGTCGGCCAGACCCCAGTCGTGGTTAAGGATAAGCAGCGGCCCCAAATTTCAGCCCAATTTATTGGTATCAAGCGTAGTCAGTTTATTTATCAAGAGCAAGAAGTAATTGCTGGGCGAAAAGCCAAGGGTGGCAATGAAGTGGTAGTTGACCAGGCCTTTCAGACCAAGGGTTATCACTTGGGCGACAAACTTGAATTGAGTGGTTCGAAGCAAAATTACCGGATTACCGGTTTTGTTAAGAATGCTAAGATCAATATTGCTCCAATTATTTACGGGACGCTTACCAAGTGGAAGAAGTTGCGGCAGGGAATGCCAGATTTGCGGGCTTCAGCAATTATTTCGCGCCAGCCAGCGTACCACTACAATCACGAAAACAGCAAGACCTATCCCATTAAGCAATTTATTAACAAATTACCAGGTTATACTGCTCAAAACATGACTTTTCAACTGATGATTGGCTTTCTCTTCGTCATTTCATTAATTGTTATTGCGGTCTTTTTGTACATCTTGACCATGCAAAAAATGCACAACTATGCGGTAATGCGTGCGCAGGGAATTCCCAGTTCAACCCTCGTCAAAGCGACGGTCAGCCAGTCACTTATTCTGGTTGTGTGCGGAGTTGTGATTGGGCTGTTAGCAATGTGGGTTACAGCCCAAGTGCTTCCGGCCGCGGTGCCGCTGAGTTTTACTCCGCAAATCATCGTTAGTGGTACGGCTGGCATGCTTTTAACAGGGATTATCGGTAGTTTGATTCCGATTAGGTCAATTTTGAAAGTAGACCCGGCAAAAGCGATAGGAGAATAA
- a CDS encoding TetR/AcrR family transcriptional regulator, protein MKEGVNKMVKATFTNLPATKKALVQSALLREFSNYPLQKAQVARIVKDAGIARGAFYKYFDDLPDSYQYLYQCALKEIHAHLKIGPIFDPKLFYQSVVQFIEHTQSSKFAELIKMHVLSNESVVAKPFSNDASIELSPQNWSAMVLSHATIHMVLENPRQKKAVLSRFKAGLELLEKGAN, encoded by the coding sequence ATGAAAGAAGGTGTCAACAAAATGGTAAAAGCGACTTTTACTAACTTGCCCGCGACAAAGAAAGCGTTAGTTCAGTCGGCCTTACTGAGAGAATTTAGCAACTATCCTTTGCAAAAGGCGCAGGTTGCTCGGATCGTCAAGGACGCCGGCATTGCTCGCGGGGCTTTTTACAAGTACTTTGATGATTTGCCGGATAGTTACCAATACCTCTATCAGTGCGCTCTTAAGGAGATTCATGCTCATTTAAAAATCGGGCCAATTTTTGATCCAAAACTGTTCTACCAAAGTGTAGTGCAATTTATTGAGCACACACAATCCAGTAAGTTTGCCGAGCTGATTAAGATGCATGTCCTCAGCAATGAAAGTGTAGTTGCCAAGCCATTTTCTAATGACGCCTCGATTGAATTGAGTCCGCAAAATTGGAGCGCGATGGTGCTCAGTCATGCGACAATCCACATGGTGCTTGAAAATCCAAGGCAAAAGAAGGCAGTATTGTCACGGTTTAAAGCAGGACTCGAATTGTTAGAAAAGGGAGCAAATTAG